GGACGACGAGTTCGGGTGGTCGTTAGATGCAAAATGTGCGTCGGGAGCGCTTGTTTCGACATCCATGGAGTCCGCCTTTTGTTCGTCGTTTCTGCTTTCTCCCTCTGGCCTGGAAGAAGGTTGAGCGTCTTGCATGGAGAGGTGCAGGACCAGCGCCAAGTCTGGATCCTCGACATTAGACAGATCGATGTCCATTCCGTTGTTTGCCGAGTTCGTGTCTTCTATGGACATGGCGATCGTCTGCGCCAACATGTCGCTGTCCTGAGCCATGATATCGCCATTCAGAGACTCCGCAATGCCGCTTGAGCTCTGGTTCGTGTTTTCTTCCCCTGGGGGAGGAATCGCGCCGGAAGACTGCGCTTCTTCTAGGGACATTCTCAGGACCATCTGGAACACGGCGTCGTCCAAGTTGTCGCCCACCGTAGCGACCATGTCTTCTGCGAACACCTGCGTGTTGGCCAGCGCCTCCGTCAAGCTCGCGGAGCCGTTTCCCAAAATCTCAACGTAGTGGGAATTTCCACCGTTGTCGACTTCATCTACAAACGCCCTGAGTTTTTCTGCGTTCGCCCCGTATTCTCCGAACGAAACCACGTCCACCTTGATTCCGTTCCTCTTCAGCTTCATCGCGAACAACTTCAGCTCGGACTCGGGTTCGGACACGGGACTGCCAATGAATGCCACAATTCTCTGATCTTGACGTTTGTTCTGTCGATACTTCAGCGCCAGCTTAACGGAGAAGCAAAGCAATTAGATTTCTGCGAGAAAGCCCGTCATCGCGCGAAAGAGGGCTAGGCGGGACTCCAGGTCCCCCGTCAAAACAAGTAGGGCACACGAACCTGAGCGACTTTGACAGAACCTAAAAAGTTCGTctctcccttgattttaattttgtgGAGATTCGACAGCAGCTTTCCTATATTCCTGTCGGTGACCAGCGACATGTGACAGCTGGAGTCCGCGGCAACGACGCCCCGTTAGAAGAACGAGACAATTACACGTTCGCACACAAAAAAAAGTGTGACAAAAAAAAAGTCCTGTAAAACCTGTGGACTCTCCCTTCCCTCTCTCCCAGCAAACGGCTCTGAGAGCACCCCCCTTCTCTGCCCCGTTCGACGCCAACCCAGCGGCCTCGGTACGTACGTCGGTCCCGTCGTATCAACaagccccacaacattttctggatTAGCCGCAGTTTTGTTGCGACTGATGAGCGTAATGGCGTCCACCTGGGCCTGAAATCTCGTAGGCGTAAAATCGCTGTTTCTCGACAGTTCTGAATTATCAATGCTACACGAAGTTCACGCATGAGCCACACGAGCACGCGTACCTCGCGGCcatcaaaagaaaaaaagacgcGTGCCGTGCAGAGACCAGTCGACACGGCGCGCCGAGGAAACCGTCAGACGTACATGATAATACAGGCTTCGTTAGACATAACTTGAGCTCCAACTAAATTTTTTGTCGAAAAAAAAATACGtgtaccaaaaaaaatttttttttttttccatctaagCGCCGAACTGCCACCCCGCCCGCTCAAACGACGCGCAAACTCGGCGACGCGCGAATTCGAAAGCCACACTAGCTCCGGCGCTGTGGCACGGCATCGATCGCCCGGCGTGCGTCGGAGCGCTCGAGCCGTGGACGccaacgcgcttttttttttcgaggcagtgaaaaaaaaaaaaagaactctttGGACATTCATCTTGTCCGTGAGACAGACATGAGAACACCATGCCTGTCCGTCTGTCGCTTGTGCCTAGGATATCTAGGGTGCACGGGCGATGGCCTGCCCCTTCCACCCGGGGAAGCCGCGGTGCGGGGCCCGCATTGACCAACAAGAATCGCGAAAAGCTTCGACCTGAGATCCTGAAGACGTCGACTGCGCTTGGAACCGGCGCCCTGTTCGATATGAGATTGCCGTGGGACGGACGCAGCTATTCTGCCGGCGCGACGGATTTCTCCCCGGAAGGTTCGTTTCAGGGGACTCTTTCGCATCcctcccctcttttttttttttggaaagaaacTCCTCACCAGATGACAGGGAGAGGAGCTACGGCCTTCTTCGAAGCGAGGTTCCTGACGCACGAACCCCCCTCAGATGCCGCACCCGGACAAACGGGTCTACTTTCTCCCGATTCTACGAAGAAGAAGATACTGCTAATCGATGCCTATCCCATGTTGTACCGGGCCTACTATAGTATTCCGGCGCTGGGCCAAAAGCCACTGAACGCCGTGTACGGATTTTTGGTGTCGTTCCTAAAAATCGTACGAGAAACTGAGTTTCAGTCCATGGGTAAGTTACGCGTACACGCGGTAGTAAAGTGGATTTTTTTTCAGACGCACATGTGGCCTTTTTCGCAGGCGGTGCCGAGGAGTTCGAGGGCATTGTTTCGCTCTAATTGACCTGATTTTGTCAGCCGTTTGTCTCGAAGGTGGAAACAACTTCCGCAAGAAACTGGACTCGAACTACAAGTCAAAACGCGCTCAAACCCCAGACGCGCTTTTTCAT
Above is a genomic segment from Schistocerca gregaria isolate iqSchGreg1 unplaced genomic scaffold, iqSchGreg1.2 ptg000659l, whole genome shotgun sequence containing:
- the LOC126318224 gene encoding uncharacterized protein LOC126318224, yielding MSNEACIIIIDNSELSRNSDFTPTRFQAQVDAITLISRNKTAANPENVVGLVDTTGPTCHMSLVTDRNIGKLLSNLHKIKIKGETNFLGSVKVAQLALKYRQNKRQDQRIVAFIGSPVSEPESELKLFAMKLKRNGIKVDVVSFGEYGANAEKLRAFVDEVDNGGNSHYVEILGNGSASLTEALANTQVFAEDMVATVGDNLDDAVFQMVLRMSLEEAQSSGAIPPPGEENTNQSSSGIAESLNGDIMAQDSDMLAQTIAMSIEDTNSANNGMDIDLSNVEDPDLALVLHLSMQDAQPSSRPEGESRNDEQKADSMDVETSAPDAHFASNDHPNSSSSTSPTDTRGNQQDSSSTSELMSNIIRNLPGIDPSDSDIQNLLSLLQEEKEKKDKDHKDHH